CCGACGCCGTCATCAACGGCGAACCATCCGGGTGGGACGGCGTGACCCTCGGCTACCGCGGATTCCTCTCGGGGACGTACGTCTCGACCAGTGAGTTGGGACACTCGTCGCGCCCCGAAGACAACGCCATCCAGTCGGCCGTCGCGTGGTGGTCACGCGTCGCCGACTTCTTCGACGAAGAGTACGACGGCGTCTTCGACACGGTGACGACCAAGCCCGTGAACTTCGACGGCGGTCCCACCGAGGACGGCCTCGCCGTCGAGGCGACGGTGGACGTGCAGTTCCGCGTCCCGCCGCGCCTCACTATCGACGACGTACGCGAAGTCGCCGAGGGTGAACTCACCCGCGGGAGCGTCCACTGGAACAAACCCATCCCACCGGTCATGATGAGTCCGCGCACGGAAGTCGCGCGGGCGTTCCGCGTCGCAATCCGTGGCATCGGCGGGACGAAACCACGCCTGCTTCGCAAGACCGGGACCAGCGACATGAACATCTTCGCCGGGACGTGGGACTGCCCGATGGCGACCTACGGCCCCGGCAACTCGGACCTCGACCACGCACCCGACGAACGCCTCGAACTCACCGAGTTCGACAACTCCATCGACGTGCTCGTGGAGGTCTGTAAGACGCTGGCCGAGGACTGACCCTCGAATCACAGCCGACTGAGACACGGAATCGACACGGAGACACGACACTCACACAATGCTCGAAACGACACACTTCACCGACATCGACGACATCAGCGCATCGGAGTTAGACCGCGTCCTCACCCGCGCCGCCGACATCAAGTCCGGCGCAGACGAGACGCAACTCCCCCGAGCGACGCTGGCGATGCTCTTCGAGAAGCCGAGTACGCGTACTCGTGTCTCCTTCG
The genomic region above belongs to Haloferax marinisediminis and contains:
- a CDS encoding [LysW]-lysine hydrolase produces the protein MNAGTTHDSHSETDAALVADTDWAEARRLLYDMVSTPSVSGDEEDAAEVLKAFFEAHDREVWIDEVGNVRAPADDSVLLTSHIDTVPGEVPVKVEDGVLWGRGSVDATGPLCSMAAAAVETGVSFVGVVGEETSSRGAWHLVEDREAPDAVINGEPSGWDGVTLGYRGFLSGTYVSTSELGHSSRPEDNAIQSAVAWWSRVADFFDEEYDGVFDTVTTKPVNFDGGPTEDGLAVEATVDVQFRVPPRLTIDDVREVAEGELTRGSVHWNKPIPPVMMSPRTEVARAFRVAIRGIGGTKPRLLRKTGTSDMNIFAGTWDCPMATYGPGNSDLDHAPDERLELTEFDNSIDVLVEVCKTLAED